A single window of Hymenobacter sp. APR13 DNA harbors:
- a CDS encoding DUF6799 domain-containing protein, giving the protein MLLALPVVSWAQTNDGFLRRDGTMYVLRNGQPRPMAHEVHLPNGRTVTPDGFLVAADGRRTELRNGSGCDLSGQPTTTANQANRVVLQPVANSAAAGRGPVYVQGQPGWAKWAGGRGKGHHKKRKGKKHDD; this is encoded by the coding sequence ATGCTGCTTGCGCTGCCCGTGGTAAGCTGGGCCCAAACCAATGATGGATTTCTTCGCCGCGACGGAACCATGTATGTGCTGCGCAACGGCCAGCCCAGGCCCATGGCCCACGAGGTGCACCTGCCCAACGGCCGCACCGTCACGCCCGACGGGTTTTTGGTAGCCGCCGATGGCCGCCGTACCGAACTGCGCAATGGCAGTGGCTGCGACCTAAGTGGCCAGCCCACCACTACCGCCAACCAGGCCAACCGGGTAGTGCTGCAGCCCGTGGCCAACTCTGCCGCGGCAGGCCGCGGACCGGTGTACGTGCAGGGCCAGCCAGGCTGGGCCAAGTGGGCAGGAGGGCGCGGGAAAGGCCACCACAAGAAGCGCAAAGGCAAAAAGCACGACGACTAG